The genome window TTCGGCCGTCGTCACACCGATCCCGTCGATGCCGAGCTCCTCGCCGAGGCGCAAGATCGTCGCCCTGTCGATCTCATACTTCCTCATCGCCGCTTCACCATCCTCACTTCGGAACGGCTGCCCGCGCCAATTCATCACAGCGCTCATTCCACTTGTCACCGCTGTGCCCTTTCACCTTAAAAAACGTCACCTTGTGCGTCCGGTACAGCAGCAGCAGCTCTTCCCACAGATCGCGGTTCGCCACCGGCTGCTTCTGCGAGTTCAGCCAGCCGTTCTTCTCCCAATTCACATACCAGCGCGACTTGAAGCAATTGATCAGATACGCGCTGTCACTATACACATCCACCTTGCACGGATACTTCAACAGTTTCAGCGCCTCAATCACCGCCAGCAGCTCCATGCGCTGATTCGTCGTCTCCTGCTCGCCGCCGGAGATCTCCTTGTGATGACTACCTGCCATCAGCACCGCGCCATACCCGCCCGGCCCCGGATTGCCCGAGCAGGCGCCGTCCGTGTAGATCACAACTTCCTTCATCATCCGCTTCCTCTTTCGCTCTCAGTAGTATTCGCCCCGAGCCCGCGCAATATATACTGCTGCGTCTCGCGAATCTGCTCTTCAAACGTCACCTCTTCCGGATCAAACAGATCGAGCACAAACTGCGGCACCATCTTGGGGTACAACAGCGTCCCCATCATCTGCAGCATCGCCGCTTTCAGCGACTGGAAGGAAAACAACCCATGCTCCCGTCCCTCGGCCAACGTGTCGCGCAGCCGCTGCCAGAACGGCAGCGGGTACTGCCCGAGCAAATGATGGCGGTCCGACTTTAACATGATCTCCTGCATCAGGATCTTTTGCACATCGCTCTCCTGCTGCGACCATAGCATAAATCCTTCCACATAGCGGCGCAACCGCTCGACCGGGTCTGCAATCCCCTCGATCTCCGCATACAACTCCTGCCCTGGAAACGCCGAATCGAGCACGGCGAACAACAGCTTTTCTTTGCCGCCGAAATGATAAGAGACAAGAGCCACATTGGCCCCTGCCTCCTCGCATATTTGCCGCACCGAAGTCGCCTCAAAGCCTTTGTCTGCAAAAAGGCGCTTCGCCGCATCAAGAATCCGTGTTTTCACATCTTCACTCATGTGCTCCCACTACCTTCTGTCCGTTCTGAATCTGCACCGCTTGATCCCGATGAATCAGCACACCGATCAACGTGACGCCATACGCCGCCAACGTGATCCAGAGCAGCCCGGCGACAGCGCCGCCCGTTCCTGTGCCGCCAAACAGCAAGTTCATGTTGCCAAGCACCGCATACGTTGCGGGCAAGAAATCGCCCACCTTGTGAAACGTTTCAGACAGCAGTTCCCGCGGCAGCATCGTGCCCGAAGTGGCCAACTGCAAGGACAGCGCGATGATGTTAAACAGCATCCCGGCCTGACCAAACAGGAACAAAAACATCTGCGCGAACGCCAGAAACGAAAACAGCGTCAAGATCAGAAAACCGCTCAGTTCCAGGAACCCGGCCATCGGCTCAACATCAAACAGGAACAAGATCCCCGTCGCCGCGAGCCCGATCCCCACCGCTGCCCCCGCATTGATGATCTGACGGGCCACAAAACGCTTCCAGCGGTTGGTGCGGCTCGCAATGATCGTGGCCGAAGCGGTCAATTGCATCGACAACAGCATGCTGCCGACGTACGACGCCAGCACCACCATCATCGGCACCATCTGATAGGAGAAATTCGTGATCGGATTGAGCGCCGTATATGTGCCTTCCACACGGTCGGTCACGCCCGCCGCAATCCCCTGCGCCTGTTCAGCAGGCAGGCGAAGCTGACTGAGCGCCGTCACAATTCCATTTTGCGTAACCTCACGATTAACATTCTTCGTCACTTCCCCCAACACCTGCTGCCCCACAGTCTTTACCATCGCCGGGTTGGACTCGTTGACCAGCACTTCGATCTTCGCCTTCTCGCCCTGCTGTTGCAGCTGCGCCGAAAAATCGGCCGGGATATAGATCACCGCCTGCAGTTCGCGCGCGTTGAGCCGGTCTTTTGCCTCCGTCAGACTCTTCGCCGTTTCCATCTCAAACGGCAGGCTGGACACCAGATTGTCAGCGATCTTCGCTCCGGTGCCGTGGTCGTCACTGACCACGCCGATGTGCAGCTGGTCCATCCGGCTCGTCACACCGTCATAACCGTTCATCCAGACCACCGCAAACACCAACTGGAAAAACAGCATCGTGATCAACCCGACGATCGTCGTCTTCTGCTTAAAAAACTGTCGCAATGTCTCGCTCATGTTTCCCTCACCCCATCTTAAACGTCCGTATAAATCAAACGTTTGTTTAAATATCTTGTTTCTAAGTATATGCAATATTTCCCTGCTGTCAACAAGAAAACTCCGATTTGGGGCATCCTACATGAGACCTATCTCGGAGGAGGAAAGAGATCATGCTGAAAGCAGACAAGCTCAAAGGCCTGCCCCCCTACATATTTGCCCGCCTCGATGAGCGGGTGTACAAACTGCGCGAGTCGGGCGTCCGCGACATCGTCGATTTTGGCAAAGCCGACCCGGACCACTCCACACCGGAAGCGGTGGTCAAACGCCTGCAGGAGACGGCAGCCGACCCGGAAAATCACCACTACCCGGCCTTTAAAGGCTCGCTGTTTTTCCGCGAACATGTCGCCCGCTGGTACCAGGAGCGCTTCGGCGTCACCGTCGACCCGGAGACAGAAGTGATCGCGCTGCTCGGCTCCAAAGAAGGGCTGTTTCACATCTCGCTCGCCTACATCTCCCAAGGCGACATCGGCCTCGTGCCCGACCCGTCGTTCCCGGCGTACAACGACGGTGTCTTTTTCGCGGGCGGCGAGGTGCTGCGCCTGCCGCTGACCCGGGCAAACGGCTACCTGCCCGACCTCGACAGCCTGGACGAGGCGACCCGCAAGCGGGCGAAAATCCTGTTCCTCAACTACCCGAACAACCCGACCGGCGTGTTTGCACCACCCGAATTTATGGAACGTGCCATCCGTTTCTGCCGGGAGCATGAGATCCTGCTCTGTTACGACCACGCCTACAGCGAAGTGTATTATGACGAACACAACAAGCCGAAAAGTCTGCTCGAATACCCCGGCGGCCAAGACGTCGGCGTCGAATTCTTCACTTTCTCGAAAACATTCAACATGGCTGGCTGGCGCTTGGGCGCCGCGGTCGGCAACAAAGAAGTGATCAATTCCCTGCTCGTCGTGCAAAGCCATATCAACTCCGGCATCTTTGCGCCGATCCAGTTCGCCGGCGTCACCGCCTTGACCGAAGTGACGCATTCGAACTTCCCGCAGGAACAGCGTGCAGAATACAAACGCCGTTTCGACTACGCCTTGGGCAGATTTAAAGCAATCGGCTGGGACGTGCATCCGCCCGAAGGCACCGTCTATCTTTGGGTGCCGACGCCAGAGCATCTCAACGGCGAAGAGTTCGCCAACCTGTTGCTCGACGAGTACCATGTCGTCGTCGCACCAGGCACCGCATTTGGCGAAACGGGCGACCGCTACGTGCGGCTGTCGCTGACCACCGAGTACGAAAACGTGGTCAAAGGCATCGACCGCATCTGCGACGCTTTACAGAAACAAGTCGAGCCTCCAGCGCTTCCCTGACATGAAACCCTTCTTGCAGACAGATGCTAAGTCCAGAGCATAAACGCCTGCTGTGAGGAGGTATTGGGTTATGAATTCCTGGCGCAAAGGCTTGTCTTCCCTGTTTCTGCTGACCTTCGTCGCCACGGGCCTGTGGGGCTGCGGCCATCAAGCGCTTCCCGACCGGTTAGACGATGATCGCGGCGGACGAATTCAATCCGGTCCTGAGAACCCGCGTGTGCCGGACCGGCTGATGAAAGATGCCTCAAGCAATGGCATCACAGCTGCGAACACAGTCGCGCAAAAGATCAACAACATGCCGGGCGTGCAAAACACGACCGTCCTCGTCTATGGCGATGATGCGTTTGTCGGACTGACCAACATCAGCACCGAAACACCGAAACAGGATGCTCAGATCAAGCAGGACTCCTGGGTCGGCGAAAGTCCGTGGGGCACCACGGAGCGTCCAAAATCTGCTGCCGGGATGACGGTGGAACAGCTGCAGGCGGAAGGCATCCGCAGCAATGCAGCCACCCTCGAAGGTCCCCGCACTACCGTTTCCGGGGACCTCTCCGACACTTTGAAAGCGGAGATCATCGCCCGGGTGAAGCAGCAGCTGCCAAACGTAAAAAACGTCCACGTCACCGGCAACCTGCAAGTCACGCAGCAGCTCAGCGGATACAAGTATTTCATCTCGCGCGGCGGTGACATGCGGCCGTTCATGAACGATTTCCTCGGCGTCGTGGGCAACTCGTTTTAAACGCCAAGAGAGACACACCTCCGGAAGGTGTGTCTCTCTTGGTGTGCTTATTTCGTTTCCGCCCATGCCTTCTCAATCACCGCACGGATCTCCGGATAGGTCACCTGCAATCCCTGCCGGTCGCTTCGCTCCAGCACATATTTCACCGCTTCATTCAGCTTGGCCGGGCCGTCATAGTGCGTAAACACGCGCTCAGCGTAATGAAACGCCTCTTGCCCGATCAGGCTCAGCCATTCGCGCTGGCGGACGGACGTCTTGGCGCGATAGTAGCGGGCCGCTTTTAATTTCCACCGATGCAGTACCACGAGAAAGACGAACAGACCCAGTTCCATCCCCACAAGCAGGATGTCTCGTACAGCGATGTGTACGCCTGTTGATTCCACTCCATCTTCACTCCCCCCTTGTCAAGCTTACTGTGTGCGTTTCATTGTCCCAGTTGATCGCGCAGCCGAGCAGCTCCGCCAGCTCGCGCACCGGAACATACGTCTTGCCTTCGATCAATCGACCATGCTGTACAAGCGAAGCCCCGTTGACTTTCACCGTCACAAGGGGTTCGCGGCGCAGCGCAGTCGAAGCGTTCGCAGTCGGCGCGATGTAGCGGTAGTCAAATATCTTACACAGCGCTTCGGCCGCCGCTTCCGCCTGCTGCTGCAAGAAGCGGTCATCATCCATCCGCGCCTCTTCCAGGCTGTTCGTGATGAACCCGCCTTCGACCAACAGCGCGTCCATCATCGTGTCGCGCAGCACTTGAAAATCGCCGAGGTACACACCGCGGTGCTTCTGTCCGGTCGCCGCTGAGATGTGGTGGCAGAGCAGGTCTGCTTTGTGATAAGCGCTCTTGTCCTTTTGCGACGGGTGGATCCACACCGACACGCCGTGCACGTTTTCGTCCGCGCTGGCATCGTAGTGCCACGAGACGTAGAGGTCGGCCGAGTTGGTGTTGGCGAGCATCGCCCGCGCCTTCAGATCGACCGTCGAGGTCACGCCCGGCACCCGTTCCGTGTCTTTGTCGCGAGTCATCAGCACCTGAATTCCGGCCCGCACCAGCGCGTCGCGCAAGTACAGACAGACCTTGAGATTGACATCTTTCTCTTTCAGCCGCTGGCCGACAGCGCCGGGGTCGCGGCCGCCGTGGCCCGGGTCGAGCACAATTCTTGGCATCTTCATTCCTCCTTCACCCTTTCCTATGCAGCGTCCCTAGGAGATCGGGGACAGCCTCGGCAACACTTTCAGAATGCCCCGCGCCGCGCCTTGCGCCTGCGCCTGCAAAAAGTCGGGATTCTTGCACAGCTCCAGCTCATGCGGGCTGGACAAGAAGGCGCCGCGGATCATCAAAGCCGGGGTTTGGACCAGGGACAGCACTTTGTCGCTGTCTTGAAAGACGCCGAGCATGATCTGCCCG of Tumebacillus sp. BK434 contains these proteins:
- the rnhA gene encoding ribonuclease HI; the encoded protein is MKEVVIYTDGACSGNPGPGGYGAVLMAGSHHKEISGGEQETTNQRMELLAVIEALKLLKYPCKVDVYSDSAYLINCFKSRWYVNWEKNGWLNSQKQPVANRDLWEELLLLYRTHKVTFFKVKGHSGDKWNERCDELARAAVPK
- a CDS encoding TetR family transcriptional regulator, whose protein sequence is MSEDVKTRILDAAKRLFADKGFEATSVRQICEEAGANVALVSYHFGGKEKLLFAVLDSAFPGQELYAEIEGIADPVERLRRYVEGFMLWSQQESDVQKILMQEIMLKSDRHHLLGQYPLPFWQRLRDTLAEGREHGLFSFQSLKAAMLQMMGTLLYPKMVPQFVLDLFDPEEVTFEEQIRETQQYILRGLGANTTESERGSG
- a CDS encoding ABC transporter permease translates to MSETLRQFFKQKTTIVGLITMLFFQLVFAVVWMNGYDGVTSRMDQLHIGVVSDDHGTGAKIADNLVSSLPFEMETAKSLTEAKDRLNARELQAVIYIPADFSAQLQQQGEKAKIEVLVNESNPAMVKTVGQQVLGEVTKNVNREVTQNGIVTALSQLRLPAEQAQGIAAGVTDRVEGTYTALNPITNFSYQMVPMMVVLASYVGSMLLSMQLTASATIIASRTNRWKRFVARQIINAGAAVGIGLAATGILFLFDVEPMAGFLELSGFLILTLFSFLAFAQMFLFLFGQAGMLFNIIALSLQLATSGTMLPRELLSETFHKVGDFLPATYAVLGNMNLLFGGTGTGGAVAGLLWITLAAYGVTLIGVLIHRDQAVQIQNGQKVVGAHE
- a CDS encoding aminotransferase class I/II-fold pyridoxal phosphate-dependent enzyme, translating into MLKADKLKGLPPYIFARLDERVYKLRESGVRDIVDFGKADPDHSTPEAVVKRLQETAADPENHHYPAFKGSLFFREHVARWYQERFGVTVDPETEVIALLGSKEGLFHISLAYISQGDIGLVPDPSFPAYNDGVFFAGGEVLRLPLTRANGYLPDLDSLDEATRKRAKILFLNYPNNPTGVFAPPEFMERAIRFCREHEILLCYDHAYSEVYYDEHNKPKSLLEYPGGQDVGVEFFTFSKTFNMAGWRLGAAVGNKEVINSLLVVQSHINSGIFAPIQFAGVTALTEVTHSNFPQEQRAEYKRRFDYALGRFKAIGWDVHPPEGTVYLWVPTPEHLNGEEFANLLLDEYHVVVAPGTAFGETGDRYVRLSLTTEYENVVKGIDRICDALQKQVEPPALP
- a CDS encoding phage holin, LLH family, whose protein sequence is MESTGVHIAVRDILLVGMELGLFVFLVVLHRWKLKAARYYRAKTSVRQREWLSLIGQEAFHYAERVFTHYDGPAKLNEAVKYVLERSDRQGLQVTYPEIRAVIEKAWAETK
- a CDS encoding N-acetylmuramoyl-L-alanine amidase; this translates as MPRIVLDPGHGGRDPGAVGQRLKEKDVNLKVCLYLRDALVRAGIQVLMTRDKDTERVPGVTSTVDLKARAMLANTNSADLYVSWHYDASADENVHGVSVWIHPSQKDKSAYHKADLLCHHISAATGQKHRGVYLGDFQVLRDTMMDALLVEGGFITNSLEEARMDDDRFLQQQAEAAAEALCKIFDYRYIAPTANASTALRREPLVTVKVNGASLVQHGRLIEGKTYVPVRELAELLGCAINWDNETHTVSLTRGE